In Isosphaera pallida ATCC 43644, the sequence GGAATCGTTCACCCCTACTGGAGATGCTTCCCCGCGGCCCCCTTCCCCGCCGCGCGGCGTGGTCCCAGGAACAAGGAACCCCGGCATGGCGGGCCCCAGCCACCAGCGGATTCGGATTCGGATGGAAGCCTACGATCATGTGATCCTCGATCAGTCGGCCCGCGAAATCATCGACACGGCCCGACGAACCGAGGCGGTCGTGCATGGTCCCATCCCCTTGCCAACTCGGATCGAGCGGTACACCGTGCTGCGTTCGCCGCACATTGATAAGAAATCGCGCGAGCAGTTCGAGATTCGCACGCACAAGCGGTTGATCGACATCGTGCAACCAACGATTAAAACGATCGACGCCTTGAACAAATTGTCCCTCCCAGCTGGGGTGGACATCAAGATCAAAGCCTCCCAGGCTGGCGGCTGAGCCGTCAGGCCTTCCCGCTTGGATGACTGACTTAGCGGCTTGTCGGGTCCGCCCCCTGCCCACGGGAGGGGACTCGAAACCGATGAGACGAGTGAAGTGGATTGTCGGAACGCCTCTGATTTGACGAGACGGAGTGGGAGTTAAGTCGCCACGGCTGCGGTCGCGTTCTTTTGGTTTTGGTTAGCGCGCGACACCTTGGCGTCCCCTCCCAACGAACCCGGACCTCTCCGAGGAAGGGCACGAGTCCAGCCAGCCCGGCCCGGATCGACCGCCGTCTCCCCTTTGACGGCGATTGGGGGGCGCGTTGCCGCGGCGCGGCCTCGGGGGGATTGGGCGGATGCGTTGGCGTCGTTTGAGGCTGGGTCGAGCGGTCGCTCCGAGATCACCCCGCTTGACGAACTGAGAACCGAGACGGTTGGTTGGACTGAGACAGGACTCCCACGATGGTCGTTGGATTGTTGGGCCGGAAGGTTGGCATGACCCAGATTTACCGCGAGGACGGCCAGGCGGTCCCAGTGACGGTTCTGGAGTGTGGCCCTTGCACTGTGCTTCAGGTCAAGACGCCGGAAACCGACGGCTACTGCGCAGTGCAACTGGGCTATCTGGACCGCAAGCGCAAGACGGCCACCGCGGCGGCTCGCGGCCACGCCCGCAAGGCGGGCAACGCCGAACCCAAGCGGTACATCCGCGAAATCCGCCAGGACGAACCGCCCACGCTCAAATTGGGAGACCAGCTCACCGTGTCGGTGTTCGAGGCGATCAAGCGGGTGGATGTGACCGGGGTGAGCAAGGGCCGAGGGTTCGCCGGCGTCGTCAAACGCCACGGCTTCCGC encodes:
- the rpsJ gene encoding 30S ribosomal protein S10 → MAGPSHQRIRIRMEAYDHVILDQSAREIIDTARRTEAVVHGPIPLPTRIERYTVLRSPHIDKKSREQFEIRTHKRLIDIVQPTIKTIDALNKLSLPAGVDIKIKASQAGG
- the rplC gene encoding 50S ribosomal protein L3 translates to MVVGLLGRKVGMTQIYREDGQAVPVTVLECGPCTVLQVKTPETDGYCAVQLGYLDRKRKTATAAARGHARKAGNAEPKRYIREIRQDEPPTLKLGDQLTVSVFEAIKRVDVTGVSKGRGFAGVVKRHGFRGLRATHGVKRMHRHPGSSGPSADPSRTRKGIRKPGHFGHAKVTALNLEVVKVDPDANLLVVKGAVPGPNGGFVTVRQTNRLG